The Actinopolyspora erythraea genome has a segment encoding these proteins:
- a CDS encoding DUF5130 family protein, which translates to MATGEMARTAADVNPAELEAGHALTAGGRLSIARRIEPERPKLPFSPGQLARLDEALTLSTRTTGLEFAIYLGDLGERSRERAEQIHAGLGERAPRGVLIAVSPAQRCLEVVTGEQAHRRIPDRTCNLAVMGMVASFKEGDLIEGLINALRMLSEEAGTDFESAAEHH; encoded by the coding sequence GTGGCAACTGGTGAGATGGCCCGAACAGCGGCGGACGTGAACCCGGCCGAGCTCGAAGCCGGCCACGCGCTGACGGCCGGAGGACGGCTGTCGATCGCGCGGCGTATCGAACCGGAACGCCCCAAGCTGCCGTTCTCGCCCGGACAGTTGGCCCGGCTGGACGAGGCGTTGACCCTGTCCACCCGCACGACCGGGCTGGAGTTCGCGATCTATCTCGGTGACCTCGGGGAGCGATCCCGCGAACGTGCCGAGCAGATCCACGCCGGTCTGGGAGAGCGGGCCCCGCGCGGTGTGCTCATCGCCGTGTCCCCGGCCCAGCGCTGCCTGGAGGTCGTCACGGGAGAGCAGGCTCACCGGCGGATACCGGACCGCACGTGCAACCTGGCTGTCATGGGCATGGTCGCCTCCTTCAAGGAGGGCGACCTGATCGAGGGGCTCATCAACGCGTTGCGCATGCTCTCCGAGGAGGCGGGGACGGACTTCGAGTCGGCCGCCGAGCACCACTGA
- the ctaJ gene encoding aa3-type cytochrome oxidase subunit CtaJ translates to MTVVQTVLVLAVIPAAVYGLVMLMVLWPRLFRARYQPNGEWNFPPVLWVANPAGVSPSSPSTEHADPESETGTARGGARGNW, encoded by the coding sequence GTGACTGTCGTGCAGACCGTACTCGTCTTGGCCGTGATACCGGCGGCTGTCTACGGCCTCGTCATGTTGATGGTGCTGTGGCCGAGACTGTTCCGCGCTCGCTACCAACCGAACGGGGAGTGGAACTTCCCGCCGGTGTTGTGGGTCGCCAACCCGGCGGGTGTGAGTCCCAGCAGCCCGTCGACCGAACACGCGGATCCCGAGTCGGAGACCGGCACCGCGAGGGGAGGCGCTCGTGGCAACTGGTGA